Proteins encoded by one window of Halobaculum halobium:
- a CDS encoding chemotaxis protein CheW produces MASSERAADADAVSTEETTQVLEFGLGDETYCLDIAYIDEIVDAGDLTAIPNSPRHVEGVMDLRGKTTTIIDPKTLLGVTGTGTRERIIVFDPDEVDDGGTVGWVVDEVFQVRDVPADQVDEATTAGDDSVRGIVKGDDRFVVWVEPRTE; encoded by the coding sequence ATGGCAAGCAGCGAGCGAGCGGCCGACGCGGACGCCGTCTCGACCGAGGAGACGACGCAGGTGTTGGAGTTCGGACTCGGCGACGAGACGTACTGTCTCGACATCGCCTACATCGACGAGATCGTCGATGCGGGCGACCTCACCGCGATCCCGAATTCGCCGCGCCACGTTGAGGGCGTGATGGACCTGCGGGGCAAGACGACGACGATCATCGACCCCAAGACGCTGCTGGGCGTCACTGGGACGGGGACGCGTGAGCGCATCATCGTGTTCGATCCCGACGAGGTCGACGACGGCGGCACCGTCGGCTGGGTCGTCGACGAGGTGTTCCAGGTCCGCGACGTGCCCGCCGACCAGGTCGACGAGGCGACGACCGCCGGCGACGACTCCGTCCGCGGCATCGTGAAGGGCGACGACCGGTTCGTCGTCTGGGTCGAACCGCGCACGGAGTGA
- a CDS encoding RAD55 family ATPase, with protein MRVSSGVSGFDDLVGGGLPAERLYVVCGPPGSGKTTFSAQFIADGAANGDRCLFISMHESRADLERDMAAYDFGFEGALDSGAVTFLDAFSSDGKRFFGMPGDRRDVNSVTNRISSFVESRDIDRVVIDSTMLLRYLLDDEENTTMRVLSALKRTSATTYLISEMTDPSAYADEHFLAHGVVFFHNYMEDDGMRRGLQVVKMRGADVDTDIQELRFTDDGLVVGDDGTVTH; from the coding sequence ATGCGCGTTTCGAGCGGCGTTTCGGGATTCGACGACCTCGTCGGCGGGGGGCTCCCAGCCGAACGGCTCTACGTTGTCTGCGGTCCCCCCGGTAGCGGGAAGACGACGTTCTCAGCACAGTTCATCGCCGACGGCGCCGCCAACGGCGATCGCTGTCTGTTCATCAGCATGCACGAAAGCCGGGCCGACCTCGAACGGGACATGGCGGCCTACGACTTCGGCTTCGAGGGGGCGCTCGACTCCGGGGCGGTGACGTTCCTCGATGCCTTCTCTTCGGATGGAAAGCGCTTTTTCGGCATGCCGGGGGACCGACGCGACGTCAACAGCGTCACCAACCGGATCAGTTCGTTCGTCGAGTCGCGCGACATCGACCGCGTCGTCATCGACTCGACGATGCTGCTGCGGTATCTCCTCGACGACGAGGAGAACACGACGATGCGGGTCCTCTCCGCGCTCAAGCGAACCAGCGCGACGACGTATCTCATCTCCGAGATGACCGACCCGTCCGCGTACGCGGACGAGCACTTCCTCGCCCACGGCGTGGTCTTCTTCCACAACTACATGGAAGACGACGGGATGCGCCGCGGGTTGCAGGTCGTGAAGATGCGCGGCGCCGACGTCGACACTGACATCCAAGAGCTTCGGTTCACCGACGACGGCCTCGTCGTCGGCGACGACGGGACGGTCACTCACTGA
- a CDS encoding RAD55 family ATPase has protein sequence MLEDAPLSLDGSGGGESLLIAGPPMTGKYALMLRLLVEAGERGVLITTGDPAEQVRADYADIAKVAPESVGVVDCVSKQRGGDLIEDDLVRYASSPKNITDIGMKFTDLYEAFRETDESVAVGINSLSELLMYLDPQDVYQFVRVLTRQTQNEGWTTIAVINSTMHDEQTLHTMYEPFDTVINTREENGARELRVRNRTQAATAWTTF, from the coding sequence ATGCTGGAGGACGCCCCGCTGTCGCTTGACGGCAGCGGGGGAGGCGAGAGCCTCCTCATCGCCGGTCCGCCCATGACCGGTAAATACGCGCTCATGCTGCGCCTGTTGGTGGAGGCCGGCGAGCGCGGCGTCCTCATCACCACCGGCGACCCCGCAGAGCAGGTCCGCGCGGACTACGCGGACATCGCGAAGGTCGCTCCGGAATCGGTCGGCGTCGTCGACTGCGTCTCCAAACAGCGCGGCGGCGATCTCATCGAAGACGACCTCGTCAGGTACGCCTCCTCCCCGAAGAACATCACCGACATCGGGATGAAGTTCACCGACCTGTATGAGGCGTTTCGCGAGACCGACGAGTCGGTCGCCGTCGGCATCAACTCGCTGTCGGAACTGTTGATGTACCTCGACCCGCAGGACGTCTACCAGTTCGTCCGCGTACTCACCCGCCAGACGCAAAACGAGGGGTGGACAACTATCGCGGTGATCAACTCCACGATGCACGACGAGCAGACGCTGCACACGATGTACGAGCCGTTCGACACCGTGATCAACACGCGCGAAGAGAACGGCGCCCGCGAACTGCGCGTCCGAAACCGGACGCAGGCGGCGACCGCCTGGACGACATTCTGA
- a CDS encoding DUF5783 family protein — MAEFDPEQFEDKYANYFPELQRAYKNAFEIMNDRYDSELIHAIDQQILNESEPFYDEESGAFTVELPENSTQRLTATVVDDEKLSETLDRYVAEIESQLYRVFDLEPPESA; from the coding sequence ATGGCCGAGTTCGACCCCGAGCAGTTCGAGGACAAGTACGCGAACTACTTCCCGGAGCTCCAGCGGGCGTACAAGAACGCCTTCGAGATCATGAACGACCGGTATGACTCGGAGCTGATCCACGCCATCGACCAGCAGATCCTCAACGAGTCGGAGCCGTTCTACGACGAGGAGTCGGGCGCGTTCACCGTCGAACTCCCCGAGAACTCGACCCAGCGGCTCACCGCGACCGTCGTGGACGACGAGAAACTGAGTGAGACGCTCGACCGGTATGTCGCGGAGATCGAATCCCAGTTGTACCGCGTGTTCGACCTCGAACCGCCGGAATCGGCGTGA
- a CDS encoding NifU family protein: MSADSQDDGGEDELRERVTNFLRRNFPQIQMHGGSAAIQHLDRETGEVHISLGGACSGCGISPMTIQAIKSRMTKEIPEIKEVVADTGMGAGADGDLGGMGHSDDGMSPSFPGESSDGEEDEGPQAPF, from the coding sequence ATGAGCGCCGACTCTCAAGACGACGGCGGCGAGGACGAACTGCGCGAGCGCGTCACGAACTTCCTGCGCCGCAACTTCCCGCAGATCCAGATGCACGGCGGCAGCGCGGCCATTCAGCACCTCGACCGCGAGACCGGTGAGGTCCACATCTCGCTGGGTGGCGCCTGTTCCGGCTGCGGCATCTCACCGATGACGATCCAGGCGATCAAATCCCGGATGACCAAGGAAATCCCCGAGATCAAGGAGGTCGTCGCCGACACCGGCATGGGCGCAGGCGCCGACGGCGACCTCGGCGGTATGGGTCACTCCGACGACGGCATGTCTCCCTCGTTCCCCGGCGAGTCCTCGGACGGCGAGGAGGACGAGGGACCGCAGGCGCCGTTCTGA
- a CDS encoding sulfatase gives MSDDSPENVLFVVLDTVRKDRLGPYGYDGGTTPGLDAFCEEATVFENAVAPAPWTLPVHASLFTGMYPHRHGADQENPYLEGATTLAETLSAAGYRTACYSSNAWITPYTHLTDGFDDQDNFFEVMPGDLLSGPLAKAWKAMNDNDALRTVADKLVSLGNVAHEYLASGEGADSKTPAVIDRTKSFIDDSESADDDWFAFINLMDAHLPYHPPQEYVDEYAPGVDSTEVCQNSKEYNAGARDIDDEEWEAIRGLYDAEIAHIDDQLTRLFDWLKETDRWDDTAVVVCADHGELHGEHDLYGHEFCLYDQLINVPLMVKHPSLDGDRREDTVELLDTYHTVLDTLDVEGGDPAAAGEEAVALDRTRSLLSADYREFAGLDDAARDPGQRASPEGEFGFVEYSRPVVELKQLEEKASSAGIELPEDSRFYSRMRAARSTDAKYVRIDRIPDEAFRLDEDPAEETDIAAGDDDRIAEAEANLGEFEAAAGGAWTGTDAAEVTDDSLDEMDDEATERLRDLGYVE, from the coding sequence ATGAGCGACGATTCGCCCGAGAACGTGCTGTTCGTCGTGCTCGACACGGTCCGCAAGGACCGCCTCGGGCCGTACGGCTACGACGGGGGGACGACGCCGGGGCTGGACGCGTTCTGCGAGGAGGCGACCGTCTTCGAGAACGCGGTCGCGCCCGCGCCGTGGACGCTCCCGGTACACGCGTCGCTGTTCACCGGGATGTACCCGCACCGTCACGGCGCCGACCAAGAGAACCCGTACCTCGAGGGGGCGACGACGCTCGCGGAGACGCTGTCCGCGGCGGGCTACCGAACCGCCTGCTACTCCTCGAACGCTTGGATCACGCCGTACACGCACCTCACCGACGGCTTCGACGACCAGGACAACTTCTTCGAAGTGATGCCCGGCGACCTGCTGTCGGGCCCACTCGCGAAGGCGTGGAAGGCGATGAACGACAACGACGCGCTGCGCACCGTCGCGGACAAACTCGTCTCGCTTGGCAACGTCGCCCACGAGTATCTCGCCTCGGGGGAGGGCGCCGACTCGAAGACGCCGGCGGTGATCGACCGCACGAAGTCGTTCATCGACGACAGCGAGTCGGCCGACGACGACTGGTTCGCGTTCATCAATCTGATGGACGCCCACCTCCCGTACCACCCGCCGCAGGAGTACGTCGACGAGTACGCTCCCGGCGTCGACTCGACCGAGGTGTGCCAGAACTCCAAGGAGTACAACGCGGGCGCCCGCGACATCGACGACGAGGAGTGGGAGGCCATCCGGGGGCTGTACGACGCCGAGATCGCGCACATCGACGACCAACTCACCCGCCTGTTCGACTGGCTGAAGGAGACGGATCGCTGGGACGACACCGCGGTCGTCGTCTGCGCGGACCACGGCGAACTCCACGGCGAACACGACCTCTACGGCCACGAGTTCTGCCTATACGATCAGCTGATCAACGTCCCGCTCATGGTCAAGCACCCGTCTCTCGACGGCGACCGACGCGAGGACACCGTCGAACTCCTCGACACCTACCACACGGTGCTCGACACGCTCGACGTCGAAGGCGGCGACCCGGCCGCCGCGGGCGAGGAGGCGGTCGCGCTCGATCGCACGCGCTCGCTGCTGTCGGCCGACTATCGCGAGTTCGCCGGGCTCGACGACGCCGCTCGGGACCCCGGGCAGCGCGCGTCGCCCGAGGGCGAGTTCGGATTCGTCGAGTACTCGCGGCCCGTGGTCGAGCTGAAACAGCTGGAGGAGAAGGCGTCGAGCGCGGGCATCGAACTGCCCGAGGACTCCAGGTTCTACTCGCGGATGCGCGCCGCCCGGAGCACCGACGCGAAGTACGTCCGCATCGACCGGATCCCCGACGAGGCGTTCCGCCTCGACGAAGACCCTGCCGAGGAGACTGACATCGCCGCCGGCGACGACGACCGCATCGCCGAGGCCGAAGCCAACCTGGGCGAGTTCGAGGCGGCGGCCGGGGGCGCGTGGACCGGCACCGACGCCGCCGAGGTGACGGACGACTCGCTCGACGAGATGGACGACGAGGCGACCGAGCGCCTCCGCGATCTGGGATACGTCGAGTAA
- a CDS encoding DUF7130 family rubredoxin-like protein, with amino-acid sequence MATEQRGEETRLTDISAGQSVYDAEGNELGTVRGVDDAGFYVLAAEGAGAVDLDEARDIFGKAFVMWRCWECGEMGQIADDLPANCPSCDAPREELYYWAED; translated from the coding sequence ATGGCGACCGAACAGCGTGGCGAGGAGACGAGGCTGACCGATATCTCCGCGGGACAGTCGGTGTACGACGCCGAGGGGAACGAACTCGGGACGGTGCGCGGCGTCGACGACGCCGGCTTCTACGTCCTCGCGGCCGAGGGAGCCGGCGCCGTGGACCTCGACGAGGCCCGAGACATCTTCGGCAAGGCGTTCGTGATGTGGCGCTGTTGGGAGTGCGGCGAGATGGGCCAGATCGCCGACGACCTCCCGGCGAACTGCCCGAGTTGCGACGCCCCGCGCGAGGAGCTGTACTACTGGGCCGAGGACTGA
- a CDS encoding DUF4440 domain-containing protein, with translation MLSEDACRAEIERLHDRFVAWFTGATDPDDFDAVERALAPEFELVTPDGDRADRAAVLDSIRGAHGRNDPGTFDIEIRNVEVVHGAADRATVRYEEWQETARGTTGRISTALLREAADAPGGLLWLDLHETWIER, from the coding sequence ATGCTCTCGGAGGACGCCTGCCGCGCCGAGATCGAACGCCTGCACGACCGCTTCGTCGCGTGGTTCACCGGCGCGACCGACCCCGACGACTTCGACGCCGTCGAACGCGCGCTCGCTCCGGAGTTCGAACTGGTCACGCCCGACGGCGACCGCGCCGACCGCGCGGCCGTCCTCGACTCGATCCGGGGCGCACACGGCCGGAACGACCCCGGGACATTCGACATCGAGATCCGGAACGTCGAGGTGGTCCACGGCGCGGCCGACCGCGCGACGGTCCGCTACGAGGAGTGGCAGGAGACCGCTCGGGGGACGACCGGCCGGATCAGCACGGCGCTGCTGCGGGAGGCCGCCGACGCTCCCGGCGGCCTGCTGTGGCTCGACCTCCACGAGACGTGGATCGAGCGGTAG
- a CDS encoding DNA polymerase II large subunit, which translates to MRPDDERYFTRIEDRLDEAFERAEAAKAQGKDPETEIEIPVARDMADRVENILGIPGVAERVRELEEEYSREEAALELVTDFVEGTVGDFDSRAGKIEGAVRTAVALLTEGVVAAPIEGIDRVEILENDDGTEFINVYYAGPIRSAGGTAQALSVLVGDYARALLGIEEYNARDDEVERYAEEIGLYDKETGLQYTPKDTETKFIAEHMPIMLDGEATGDEEVSGFRDLDRVDTNNARGGMCLVLAEGIALKAPKIQRYTRQLDEVDWPWLQDLIDGTYYDTEGAEAAQAEDAEADDVDAEADADESEDGDVNAGPETEEPVGPTRPDPSQKFLRDLIAGRPVFGHPSESGGFRLRYGRARNHGFATAGVHPATMHIVDDFLATGTQIKTERPGKAGGVIPVDSIDGPTVRLANGDVRRIDDPAEAKEVQNGVEEVIDLGEYLVNFGEFVENNHPLVPASYVREWWEQDLAAAGADLQALEDDLTTDLDEPDAEQALAWVEEYDAPLHPAYTYCWHDISVDEYDALAAAAADGEVTGDLLVVENGDTVRRALERLLVEHTQTEDALRVPDFRPLLRQLGVTDGLRREWTPDDLSAEAERWDDGDNAVRAVNEVADFEVRERAPTRIGNRMGRPEKSESRDLSPAVHTLFPIKDHGGNQRSIGEAARDRTEQGKGVYDVLVGERECPDCDEHTFKPQCPDCGAHTEPYYECEECGTVCEPDESGRVECPRCEWDVESPDWHTIDLNDEYWSALEATDEREASFEILKGVKGLSSSDKTPEPIEKGIFRAKHGVTSFKDGTVRYDMTDLPVTSVRPEELDVTADHFRELGYETDIDGEQLVHDDQLVELKVQDIVLSDGAAEHMMKTADFVDELLTDFYGLEPFYEVNERDDLVGELVFGMAPHTSAAVVGRVVGFTSAAVGYAHPYFHAAKRRNCDGDEDCVMLLMDGLLNFSKAFLPDQRGGQMDAPLVMSSRIDPSEIDDEAHNMDIVRQYPREFYEATLDMADPDEVEELIQLGEDTLGTDDEYRGFDHTHDTTDIALGPDLSAYKTLGSMMDKMDAQLALARKLRAVDETDVAERVIEYHFLPDLIGNLRAFSRQETRCLGCGEKYRRMPLTGDCRECGGDMTLTVHRGSVNKYMDVALRVAKEFGCREYTIQRLEILERSLESVFENDKNKQGSIADFM; encoded by the coding sequence ATGAGACCGGACGACGAACGCTACTTCACACGGATCGAGGACAGGCTGGACGAGGCGTTCGAGCGCGCCGAGGCCGCGAAGGCACAGGGGAAAGACCCCGAGACGGAGATCGAGATCCCCGTCGCCCGCGACATGGCCGACCGCGTCGAGAACATCCTCGGGATCCCCGGCGTCGCCGAGCGCGTCCGCGAGTTGGAAGAGGAGTACTCGCGCGAGGAGGCCGCCTTGGAGCTCGTCACCGACTTCGTCGAGGGAACGGTCGGCGACTTCGACTCTCGGGCGGGCAAGATCGAAGGCGCCGTGCGGACCGCGGTGGCTCTGCTCACCGAGGGCGTCGTAGCGGCGCCCATCGAGGGGATCGACCGCGTCGAGATCCTGGAGAATGACGACGGCACGGAGTTCATCAACGTCTACTACGCCGGGCCGATCCGCTCTGCGGGCGGCACCGCGCAGGCGCTGTCGGTGCTGGTTGGCGACTACGCCCGCGCCCTGTTGGGCATCGAGGAGTACAACGCACGCGACGACGAGGTCGAACGCTACGCCGAGGAGATCGGCCTCTACGACAAGGAGACCGGCCTCCAGTACACGCCGAAAGACACGGAGACGAAGTTCATCGCCGAGCACATGCCGATCATGCTCGACGGGGAGGCCACCGGCGACGAGGAGGTCTCCGGGTTCCGGGACTTGGACCGCGTGGACACCAACAACGCCCGCGGCGGGATGTGTCTCGTGCTCGCGGAGGGAATCGCGCTCAAGGCCCCCAAGATCCAGCGCTACACCCGGCAGCTCGACGAGGTCGACTGGCCGTGGCTCCAGGACCTCATCGACGGCACGTACTACGACACGGAGGGCGCCGAGGCGGCGCAAGCGGAGGACGCCGAAGCCGACGACGTGGACGCCGAAGCCGACGCGGATGAGAGCGAGGACGGAGACGTGAACGCCGGTCCGGAGACGGAGGAACCGGTCGGACCCACCCGACCCGACCCCTCACAGAAGTTCCTGCGCGATCTGATCGCCGGCCGCCCGGTGTTCGGTCACCCCTCGGAGTCGGGAGGCTTCCGCCTGCGCTACGGCCGCGCGCGCAACCACGGCTTCGCGACGGCGGGCGTCCACCCGGCGACGATGCACATCGTCGACGACTTCCTCGCGACCGGCACGCAGATCAAAACGGAGCGACCCGGGAAAGCCGGGGGCGTCATCCCCGTCGATTCCATCGACGGACCGACGGTCCGGCTGGCGAACGGCGACGTGCGCCGCATCGACGACCCGGCGGAGGCCAAGGAGGTGCAAAACGGCGTCGAGGAGGTGATCGACTTGGGCGAGTATCTCGTCAACTTCGGTGAGTTCGTCGAGAACAACCACCCGCTGGTCCCGGCTTCCTACGTCCGCGAGTGGTGGGAACAAGATCTCGCAGCCGCCGGCGCCGACTTGCAGGCGCTCGAGGACGACCTCACCACGGATCTGGACGAGCCCGACGCCGAGCAGGCGCTCGCGTGGGTCGAGGAGTACGACGCGCCGCTGCATCCCGCCTACACCTACTGCTGGCACGACATCTCCGTCGACGAGTACGACGCGCTCGCGGCCGCCGCAGCCGACGGCGAGGTGACGGGCGACCTCCTCGTCGTCGAAAACGGCGACACCGTCCGCCGCGCACTCGAGCGCCTGCTCGTCGAACACACCCAGACCGAGGACGCGCTTCGCGTCCCCGATTTCCGACCGCTCCTCCGGCAACTCGGGGTGACGGACGGCCTCCGACGCGAGTGGACGCCGGACGACCTCTCGGCGGAGGCCGAGCGGTGGGACGACGGCGACAACGCCGTCCGCGCGGTCAACGAGGTCGCAGACTTCGAGGTGCGCGAGCGCGCCCCGACCCGGATCGGAAACCGGATGGGCCGTCCGGAGAAGTCCGAGAGCCGCGACCTCTCGCCGGCGGTCCACACGCTCTTCCCGATCAAAGACCACGGCGGGAATCAGCGTTCGATCGGAGAGGCCGCCCGCGACCGTACCGAGCAGGGGAAGGGCGTGTACGACGTGCTCGTCGGCGAGCGCGAGTGCCCCGACTGCGACGAGCACACGTTCAAGCCGCAGTGTCCCGACTGCGGCGCCCACACCGAACCCTACTACGAGTGCGAAGAGTGCGGCACGGTCTGTGAGCCCGACGAGTCCGGGCGCGTCGAGTGCCCGCGCTGCGAGTGGGACGTCGAGAGTCCCGACTGGCACACGATCGACCTCAACGACGAGTACTGGTCGGCGCTGGAGGCGACCGACGAACGCGAGGCCAGCTTCGAGATCCTCAAAGGGGTTAAGGGGCTGTCGTCGTCGGACAAGACGCCCGAACCCATCGAGAAGGGCATCTTCCGGGCGAAACACGGCGTCACGTCGTTCAAGGACGGCACGGTCCGCTACGACATGACCGACCTCCCGGTCACGTCGGTCCGGCCCGAGGAGTTGGACGTGACGGCCGACCACTTCCGGGAGCTCGGCTACGAGACCGACATCGACGGCGAGCAGCTCGTTCACGACGACCAGCTGGTCGAGCTGAAGGTGCAGGACATCGTCCTCTCGGACGGCGCCGCCGAACACATGATGAAGACGGCCGACTTCGTCGACGAACTCCTCACCGACTTCTACGGGCTGGAGCCGTTCTACGAGGTGAACGAGCGCGACGACCTCGTGGGCGAGTTGGTGTTCGGGATGGCGCCCCACACCAGCGCCGCGGTCGTCGGGCGCGTGGTCGGGTTCACGAGCGCGGCGGTTGGCTACGCGCATCCGTACTTTCACGCCGCAAAACGCCGGAACTGCGATGGCGACGAGGATTGCGTCATGCTCCTCATGGACGGCCTGCTGAACTTCAGCAAGGCGTTCCTCCCCGACCAGCGCGGCGGACAGATGGACGCCCCCCTCGTGATGTCCTCGCGGATCGACCCCTCGGAGATCGACGACGAGGCGCACAACATGGACATCGTCCGGCAGTACCCCCGGGAGTTCTACGAGGCCACGCTCGACATGGCCGACCCGGACGAGGTCGAGGAGCTGATCCAACTCGGCGAGGACACGCTGGGCACCGACGACGAGTACCGCGGCTTCGACCACACCCACGACACGACCGACATCGCGCTCGGCCCCGATCTCTCGGCGTACAAGACGCTCGGGTCGATGATGGACAAGATGGATGCCCAGCTCGCGCTCGCGCGAAAGCTCCGCGCCGTCGACGAGACGGACGTGGCCGAGCGCGTCATCGAGTACCACTTCCTGCCGGACCTCATCGGGAACCTCCGGGCGTTCTCCCGCCAGGAGACGCGGTGTCTCGGCTGCGGTGAGAAGTACCGCCGGATGCCGCTGACGGGCGACTGCCGCGAGTGCGGCGGCGACATGACGCTCACCGTCCACCGCGGCTCCGTGAACAAGTACATGGACGTGGCGCTGCGGGTCGCCAAGGAGTTCGGCTGCCGCGAGTACACCATCCAGCGGCTGGAGATCCTCGAGCGCTCGCTGGAGTCCGTGTTCGAGAATGACAAGAACAAGCAAGGATCCATCGCGGACTTCATGTGA